The genomic region GTGCGCGAGCAGCGTGCCCGTGGTGCCCGCGACGCATTGAGTGCGCTTGGTCAGCTCGGTGCTGATGATCGTGCGTCCGCCCACACCGAGCCGCGCGTCGAAACGTTCGTGCAGGTAGGCGCCGCTCAGAATGGTCGTGCAGAAGTGGTAGCGGTGGTTGTGCACCGAGTCCGCGTACCCCGTGCGCCAGTCCGCGAGCGGCTTGTACTCGTGCAACCAGAACGTGAACTGCTCACCCGGCTCGTCTCTCAGGCACCACGCGAAGTGGGTCGTCGTCTCCCGCGAGTGCGCGATCACCCACGTGGCCTGCTGCGGTGTGAGCCCGTCCAGATGTGCGCGCAGCTCCTTGCGCAGCTCCGGCCGCGCCGCCCACTCGCGGAACCACCCGCCGACCTCGGCCCAGTGGTCGACCACGGGGAAGTCGGCGCGCTTGACCCGAGCGGTGAGCTCGTCGAGCGCGGACACCCCGGTGAACTCGGCTAGCAAGATCGATCAGCTCCTCAACTGAGCGGACGCGGAGAATTCGCGGCGGAATGCGTGGAACTTCTCTTCGAGCTCCCGGCACCCGTCGTCGGTGAGTGGTGTTCCGGTGACCTTCTCGAACAACGCCAGGAAGTCGTTCCTCGACGTGGCCGGTGTGATGACGAAGTGGTACCCGGCCTTGGAGCCGCTGATCCGCAGGAACTCCGCGCGTTCCATCGCGTAGAGGAACGAGCTCTCGGTGAACCGCAGCGTCCTCGGGTACGGCCTGAGCACTCCCGCGGTGTTGCTGTACAACGTGAGCCAAGCGCTGTCGTCGAACAACTCGAGGCGGTCGAGCGGCGGATCCGAAACGATGGTGACGTCGATTCTGGTGCACCTGCTCCTGGCCGCGTACAGCCCGAAGAGTCCAATTCGGATCTGCTCCTTCAGCCTTTTCTGGATCTCCTCGTAGTCGCCGTCGGCGCCTTCGCCCCGCAACAGGTACCTGGCCCGCCCGCTGATCGCGTTGGCGTCGCGCGGGTCGGCCAGCACGGCCCTGAGCTCGCATTCCGTCTGGGAGAGCAGCACCCGCCCGGCCGCGTACCTGCCCGCGAACCCGCGGAAGCAGTACAGCCGCGTCCGCTCCAGGTCCTGCATCATGAGCTGGTTGAACACCGGGTCCGGTCTGGCCGTCGGCTCGAACACGTGACTGGGGAAGAACTCCCGGTCGAGCGCCCGGTACTCCTCGCTGAGCTCTTTCAACGCTTTGCGGCTCTCTTCGACCACCGGCGTGAGCAGCGCCTTTTGCGCGGCCTGGGAAGTGATCAACGTCTGCGTGAAGCTCACCACCGCCGATATGAGCGTTCCGGTGCCGACCGACGTCAAGAAGTTCCGCGCCGTACCGGGATCCATTTGGCTGGAAATGGCCAAAGTGGACCCCGACGTCACCACGAGTATGAGGAGGAGCAACCCGGTCCGAGTCCAGAACAACTCCTGGATCAGGTTGCTGCGGATGCCTCCGGCCTCCGCGGACACGTGTCCCACCTCCTGGGTCACCTCAATGGCCGCTACCCGAACGGACGAATGCTCTCAGTGTCCGATCAAGTGCGCGGAGTTACTGTACGCGTCGGTCAAAAGATAAGGAAGCTGCTATTCGTGCGACATTTCCAACCGGAATAACCGCCCTTGACGCGGTACGCCGGCCCGCATCCGTGCACACCGGTGACACGGCGTCGCCACGCTTCGTCCCCGAGTCGGATGAGGGTGACCCACCCACCCGAACGCACCTGTGGGGCGGTGGTGGCGGGTGAGGGGAGGCCGAGCGGAGCAACCGGCACGGCCGGGCGTCGGCCGGTGGGTTGGGGTCACGGCAAGGGGGCGTGGCGGGCGCGTTCGGCGGAGGTGGACCCGGTTGGGCGGAGGTGGACCCGGTTGGGCGGAGGTGGACCCGGCTGGGCGGCGGACCGCTCGGTGGTGGCGAGCCCGGCTTGGCGGCTGGCTCGGTTGGGCGGTGGCGGACCCAGTTGGGCGGTGGCGGACCGCGCTCGGTGGCAGGAGGGCGGACCTGGCTCGGCGAGTGGGCTCGGTGGCGGGTGGCGCGGTGCGTTTCGATGACGCGGCCCGGCTCGCGGTGGCGAGAGGGCTGGTGGCGGTGGGGCGGCGTGGCGCGCGACGAGGCGTGATCACGGAAGCCCACCTGGCCTGCTACACCCCGCTCACACCGCCCCCCATAAGCTCCCCGCCATGCGCAACATCCTGCTCATCGCGTCCCTCGCTCTGGCCACGACCGCCCTGACGGCCTGTGGCAGCGAGCAGCAGCCCGCCGCCGGCGGTCCGTGCAAGGCCGACGACTTCAAGGTCACCGGCGACTTCGGTGCGGCGCCCAAGGTCGAGATCCCGGCGTGCAAGCCCACCGATGAGCTGATCATCAAGGACCTCGTGCCCGGGACCGGTGCCGAGGTGAAGACGGGGACGACGGCCTCGGTGAACTACCAGCTCACGACGTTCAGCGACAAGAAGGTGCTGGACAGCTCGTTCGAGCGCGGGGAGCCGTTCGACGTGGAGAACGTCGGGCAGGCGCCGGTCATCGACGGCTGGAACGAAGGCATCGTCGGTTTGAAGGAGAAGGGGCGCCGGCTGCTCATCGTGCCGCCGGCCAAGGGGTACGGGCAGGGCGGCAACGGCATCAAGCCGAACGAGACGCTCGTCTTCGTGATCGACGGCGTGAAGGTCACCGCCGCGCAGTAGTCGCGGAGCGCACGCGGGGAGCTTTCGTGCACCAGAAGCGCACGATAGCTCCCCGCGTGCGGTCGGATCAGGGCAGGAGCAGCAGCTTGCCGGTGGTGCGGCGGGACTGCAGGTCGGTGTGCGCCTGCGCGGCCTCCGCCAGCGGGTAGCGGCCGCCGATGCGCACCGACAGCGCGCCGGACGTGATGGCGGAGAACAGGTCCGATGCCCGCCACTCGAACTCGGCGCGGTCCAGCAGGTAGGCGCCGGTCGACGGACGGGTCAGGAACACCGAGCCGGCGGCGTTGAGGCGCTGCGGGTCCACCGGCGGGACCGGGCCGGACGACGCGCCGAACAGCACCAGCATGCCGCGCGGCTTCAACGACGCCAGCGACTGGTCGAACGTGTCGGCGCCGACGCCGTCGTAGACCACGTCGACCTTGTCGATCCGCGCGGCGAAGTCGCCGTAGCGCAGCACCTCGTCCGCACCGGCCTCCCGGGCCAGCGCCTCCTTCTCGTCGGTCGACACCGTGCCGATCACGTGCGCGCCGAACGACTTCGCCCACTGCGTCAGCAACAGCCCGACACCGCCGGCCGCCGCGTGCACCAGCACTCGGTCACCGGACTTCACGGCGTACGTCGAGTGCACCAGGTAGTGCGCGGTGATGCCCTGCAGCAGCGCGCCCGCGGCGACCTCGACGTCCAGCCCGTCAGGCACCCGCACGGCGGACGCGGCCGGCACCACGACCTCCGTCGCGTAGCTGCCCAGCACCGACATCCACGCCACCCGGTCGCCGGCCGCGAAGTCCGGCGACCCGGACGCGATCACCTCGCCGGCGCCCTCCAGGCCCAGCGCGGTCGGCAGCGGCACGGGGTAGAGGCCGCTGCGCTGGTAGGTGTCGATGTAGTTGACGCCCGCCGCGCCCACCCGCACCAGCAGCTCGCCGTCCCCCGGTGTGCGCGCCTCCACGTCGGTGAGCTCGAGCACCTCCGGACCACCGGCCGCGCGCGCCACCACTGCCTTGGGCATGTGTCCTCCTAGATCGACTCAACCCGGACAACCGCGGGCCGCGATCCGATGTTCCCGCTCCCGGCCAGTGGGGAGCAAAAGAACCGGGAGGTCCCTCGCCCCGGTCTTGTCACTCCTCGCCGAGCGCCACCCGGCGCGCGATCCCGAGCGGCAACGCGCCCGACCCGGCGATCCGGTCGTGGAACTCGCGCAGCGTCCCCAGCCCCGCGGCCAGGTAGTCCTCGCGGATCGCGTCGATCTCCAGCGCACCGGTCAGGTACGACGGTGCCTGCGTCGGCCGCGAGCAGTACCGGCGCACCTCGCCCACCGCGGTGCCGGGCGTCAACGCCGTGCGCGCCACCATGAACGACTCCGCCTCGTCGGGCGTCATGTCGCCGCAGTGCAACGCCGTGTCCACGACCATCCGCGCCGCACGGAACAGCCGTGCCTCCACGTGTCCCATCACCGTGGCCGGCGTCTTGTAGTGACCGACCGAGCGCAGCAGCTTCTCCGCGTACAACGCCCAGCCCTCGGAGAAGTACGGCGTGCGGAAGACCCAGCGCAACGGGTGCGCGTCACCCTGCGCCGCCACCCAGGACGCGTGCCAGTGGTGGCCGGGGTAGGCCTCGTGCACCGAGATCGTCGGCAGCTGCGGCCGCGCGTTGGTGCGCAGCCGCTGCGTGACGTCGACGTCGGACGCGCCGTCCGGGGTGAACGGCACGAAGAAGTGGCCGACCCGGCCCGCGGTCATCGCCGGCGGGCCGACGTAGCTCGCCACCGCCAGCACCGCGCGGTGGAACGGCGGCGACGGCACCACCCGGCACTCTTCGCCCTCGGGCAACGTCACCAGCTCGTGCTCGACCAGCGCCGCCCGCGCCCGTGCCGTCTCCGCCTCGTACTCCGCGCGCATCGCCTCCAGCGTCGGCGGGTGGTCGTCCTGCAGCGAGCTCATCACCGCGCGCCAGTCCGGTGCGCCCGCCAGCTCGACGAGCTCGGCCTCCAGCGCCGCGTACGCGTCCTGGCCGCGCTGGTGCAGCTCCGGCGCGCCGTAGCCGAGCATCTCCTTGTCCTGCAACAGGGTCGAGTACAGCTTCTCGCCCATCCGCCAGTCGCCGGTGGCGCGCAGGGCGAAGTCCTCCAGGAACGCCGCGAACCGGTCGAACGCCTCCGCCGCCGGGCCCGCCGCCTCGACCAGCTTCGCGCGCAGCTGGGGTGTGGACGCCTCCCGCGGCAGCGAGTCCAGGACGAACGCCCGTCCCGTCCGCGCCTGGCCGAGGCTGAGCTGCACGACCAGCGGCGCGGCCAGTGCCGGGTCGAGGTTGTGCTCGGCGGCCGCCAGCACCGACGGCACCTCGCGCAGCTTCGCGCACACGGCGTCGACGAGCTCGTCCTCCGGCAGCAACCGGTGCAGGAACGGCAGCAGCAGGCCGAAGAACAGCATCCCCGTGTAGGTCTGCGGGTCACGCCGCCACGCGGGCCACGTCTCCATCGCGAGCTCACCGCGCAGCACGGACAGCACCAGGTCGCGGTCGACCGACACCGGCTCCCGCTCCAGCTTCGCGAGCCACGCCGCGTTCTCCCTGGCCCTGCTCTCGAACGCCGCGGCCGAGTGGTCGCCGAACGTCGAGTAGTGCGGCAGCGACCCGACCCCCGCCGCGTGGGACGGGTGGTGGTCGAAGTACCACGAGAGGTAGGACGTGAGCGTGTCGGTGGTCACCCGTCCGAAGTTACCTGCTGGTTTTAGAGTGTGTGACGTGTCTGATCAAACCGTGCAGAAGCGCATCGCCGAGTTCGTGAAGGCCCACGGTAGGCCTGACCAGGCCGTTCGCGCGGTCGTCGAGCCGATCGGCCGGGCCGGTGCCCGGATCGTGCTCGTCGGCGCCGACGGTGCCATGGGCGACGTGATCACCGGCGACGTCGAGAGCGCCACCACCGCTGTCGAGGCGGCCGAGGGCGTTGAGCAGGCCGAATGGGACCGCGAGACGATCGCGGCCACGAAAATCGGTTCCGCGCACCGCCGCAAGATGGCCAAGATGCAGTCGTGAAGGTCGTCCTGGTCTCCTGCCCGGCGCTGCCCAAGGGCGACGGTGACGACGACGCGCTGTTCGACGCGCTGGCCCGCGACGGCGTGGATGTGGCGTGGCAGGTGTGGGGCGGCCCCGTGGACGCCGACCTCGCCGTGCTGCGCGCGCCGTGGGACTACCCTGAGCGGTTCGACGAGTTCCTGACCTGGTGCGACACCGTGCCCGCGCTCGCGAACCCGGCCGCGGTCGTCCGCTGGAACACCGACAAGTCCTACCTGGTCGAGCTGGCCGGGCGCGGGGTGCCGGTGGTGCCGACGTTCCTGGTGCGACCGGGGGAGACCCCGCGGTGGCCGGACGGCGAGTTCGTCGTGAAGCCGACGATCGGCGCGGGATCGCGTGGTGCCGGCCGGTTCACCGACCACGACCTGGCGCTGGAGCACCTGCGCGCGCTGGGCAAGCCGGCGCTGGTGCAGCCCTACCAGTCCAGTGTGGACTCCCGCGGCGAGACCGCGCTGGTGTTCTTCGCCGGTGAGTACTCGCACTCGTTCCACAAAGGACCGATGCTGCGGCCCGGCGGCGCGGGCTCCGACAACGGCCTGTACCTGCAGGAGGAGCTGGCGGGCATCGAACCGTCGGCGGCGCAGCTCGCGCTCGGCACCGCGGTGCTGGACGCGGCGGCCGACCTGCTGTCGTTGTCGCGCACGGACTTCCTCTACGCCCGCGTCGACGTCGTCGAGGGCGCGGACGGCTCCCCGTTGCTGCTGGAGCTGGAGCTCACCGAGCCGACGCTCGGCTTCAAGCACACCGGCGAGGAAGCGGCGAACCGGATGAGCGCGGCGATCCGGGCAGCAGTCACCAAGTAGCGGTCACGTCGAACTGGGGGATTCGGTGAAGGCAGACGTCAACGGCATCACGATCGGCTACGACGACGAGGGCACCAGCGACCACGTCCTGGTGCTCGTGCACGGCCACCCGTTCGACCGCACGATGTGGCGCCCGCAGGTCGAGCACTTCAGCGCACGCGGCTGGCGCGTCATCACGGCGGACCTGCGCGGCTACGGCGAGACCACCGTCGTCCCCGGCGTCACGCCGCTGTCGACGTTCGCGCGGGACGTCGTCGGCCTGCTCGACCACCTCGGCGTCGACCGGTTCGTGCTCGGCGGCCTCTCGATGGGCGGCCAGATCGTCCTGGAGGTCCAGCGCCTGTTCGGCGACCGGGTCCGCGGCCTCCTGCTCGCCGACACGTTCGCCCAGGCCGAGACGCCGGAGGGCAAGGTCGTCCGCAACGAGATGGCCGACCGGCTGCTGCGCGAGGGCATGTCCGGCTACGCGGACGAGGTGCTGACCAAGATGGTGGCGCCGCACAACGTCGAGGCACTGCCCGAGGTCGCCGCACACGTCAGCGGGATGATGCACAACGCACCGCCCGAGGGCGCCGCGGCGGCGTTGCGCGGCCGGGCCGAACGCCCCGACTACACCGACCTGCTGGGCACGATCGAGGTGCCGACCCTGGTGGTGGTCGGCAGTGACGACGAGTTCACCCCGGTGCGGGACGCCGAGTACATGCACGAACGCGTCCCCGGCTCGACTCTCGTCGTCGTGCACGGGGCCGCGCACATGCCCAACCTGGAACGCCCGGCCGCCTTCAACAAGGCGCTGGACGACCTGCTGCTGCAGGCCTGATCCACTTCGGGCCTGACCTGCTGGAGGCCTGAACTACTGGAGGCCTGAACTACTGGAGGCCTGAACTACTGGAGGCCTGACCCGATCCCGGTCAGCCCGCGGACCTCCATCTCCGCCTGCTTCTCCTCGTCCGCCGGCTCGCCGCCGAACACCGTGCCGAGGTACCCGGCCAGGAACGACAGCGGGATCGACACGATTCCGGGTTGCTGAGCGGGAAGAACGCGAAGTCCGCGTCCGGGAACACCGACGACGGCGAACCGGAGATGGCGGGGGAGAACACGATCAGCAGCACGCACGAGGTGAGGCCGCCGTACATGCTCCACAGCGTGCCGCGCGTGTTGAACCGCTTCCAGAACATCGAGTAGAGCAGCGTCGGCAGGTTCGCCGAGGCGGCCAGCGCGAACGCGAGCGCGACCAGGAAGGCGACGTTCTGGCCGTTCGCCGCGATACCGCCGGCGATCGCGAGCACGCCCACGCCGACCGCGGTGAAGCGGGCGACCCTGACCTCGTCGCGCGGGTCGGCCTCGCCGCGCTTGATGACGTTCGCGTAGACGTCGTGCGCGAACGACGCCGACGCGGTCAGGGTGAGACCCGCGACCACGGCGAGGATCGTCGCGAACGCCACCGCGCACACGATGCCGAGCAGCACCGCGCCACCGATCTGGAACGCGAGCAGCGGGGCCGCCGAGTTCTCACCGCCGGGAGCGCTGGTGATCTTGTCGGTGCCCACCAACGCCATCGCGCCGAAGCCGATGACCAGGGTGCACGAGTAGAAGATCGCCATCATCCACGTCGCCCACACGACCGAACGGCGTGCCTCGCGCGCGTTGGGCACTGTGTAGAAGCGCATCAGCACGTGCGGAAGCGCGGCCGTGCCGAGCACCAGGGCCAGGGCCAGCGACAGGAAGTCGAGCTTGGTGAGGTCGGTGGCGCCGTACTTCACGCCCGGCGCGAGCACGGCCTCGCCCCGCGGCGACTTCTGGGTCGCGCGGTCGAGCATCGACGAGAGGTCGAACCCGAACTTGCCGATCAGGAAGATGGTCAGCAACGACACCGTGAGCAGCAGCAGGACGGCCTTGATGATCTGCACCCAGGTGGTGCCCTTCATGCCGCCGACCAGCACGTACAACACCATGACGATGCCGACGACGGCGATGATGACCGCCTGGCCGACCTTGCTGTGCACGTCGAGCAGCAACGCCATCAGACCGCCGGCACCGGCCATCTGGGCGATCATGTAGAAGATCGAGATGACCAGCGTCGAGTTGGCCGCGGCGGCGCGGACCGGGCGCTGGCGCATGCGGAACGCCATGACGTCGCCCATGGTGTAGCGACCGGTGTTGCGCAGGCGCTCGGCGATCAGCATCAGGCCGAACAGCCAGGCGACGACCCACCCGATCGAGTAGAGGAAGCCGTCGTAGCCGTTCACGGCGATGGCACCGGAGATGCCGAGGAACGACGCGGCGGACAGGAAGTCACCCGACAGTGCGATGCCGTTC from Lentzea guizhouensis harbors:
- a CDS encoding FKBP-type peptidyl-prolyl cis-trans isomerase, whose amino-acid sequence is MRNILLIASLALATTALTACGSEQQPAAGGPCKADDFKVTGDFGAAPKVEIPACKPTDELIIKDLVPGTGAEVKTGTTASVNYQLTTFSDKKVLDSSFERGEPFDVENVGQAPVIDGWNEGIVGLKEKGRRLLIVPPAKGYGQGGNGIKPNETLVFVIDGVKVTAAQ
- a CDS encoding quinone oxidoreductase family protein produces the protein MPKAVVARAAGGPEVLELTDVEARTPGDGELLVRVGAAGVNYIDTYQRSGLYPVPLPTALGLEGAGEVIASGSPDFAAGDRVAWMSVLGSYATEVVVPAASAVRVPDGLDVEVAAGALLQGITAHYLVHSTYAVKSGDRVLVHAAAGGVGLLLTQWAKSFGAHVIGTVSTDEKEALAREAGADEVLRYGDFAARIDKVDVVYDGVGADTFDQSLASLKPRGMLVLFGASSGPVPPVDPQRLNAAGSVFLTRPSTGAYLLDRAEFEWRASDLFSAITSGALSVRIGGRYPLAEAAQAHTDLQSRRTTGKLLLLP
- a CDS encoding DUF885 domain-containing protein, with product MTTDTLTSYLSWYFDHHPSHAAGVGSLPHYSTFGDHSAAAFESRARENAAWLAKLEREPVSVDRDLVLSVLRGELAMETWPAWRRDPQTYTGMLFFGLLLPFLHRLLPEDELVDAVCAKLREVPSVLAAAEHNLDPALAAPLVVQLSLGQARTGRAFVLDSLPREASTPQLRAKLVEAAGPAAEAFDRFAAFLEDFALRATGDWRMGEKLYSTLLQDKEMLGYGAPELHQRGQDAYAALEAELVELAGAPDWRAVMSSLQDDHPPTLEAMRAEYEAETARARAALVEHELVTLPEGEECRVVPSPPFHRAVLAVASYVGPPAMTAGRVGHFFVPFTPDGASDVDVTQRLRTNARPQLPTISVHEAYPGHHWHASWVAAQGDAHPLRWVFRTPYFSEGWALYAEKLLRSVGHYKTPATVMGHVEARLFRAARMVVDTALHCGDMTPDEAESFMVARTALTPGTAVGEVRRYCSRPTQAPSYLTGALEIDAIREDYLAAGLGTLREFHDRIAGSGALPLGIARRVALGEE
- a CDS encoding ATP-grasp domain-containing protein is translated as MKVVLVSCPALPKGDGDDDALFDALARDGVDVAWQVWGGPVDADLAVLRAPWDYPERFDEFLTWCDTVPALANPAAVVRWNTDKSYLVELAGRGVPVVPTFLVRPGETPRWPDGEFVVKPTIGAGSRGAGRFTDHDLALEHLRALGKPALVQPYQSSVDSRGETALVFFAGEYSHSFHKGPMLRPGGAGSDNGLYLQEELAGIEPSAAQLALGTAVLDAAADLLSLSRTDFLYARVDVVEGADGSPLLLELELTEPTLGFKHTGEEAANRMSAAIRAAVTK
- a CDS encoding alpha/beta fold hydrolase; its protein translation is MKADVNGITIGYDDEGTSDHVLVLVHGHPFDRTMWRPQVEHFSARGWRVITADLRGYGETTVVPGVTPLSTFARDVVGLLDHLGVDRFVLGGLSMGGQIVLEVQRLFGDRVRGLLLADTFAQAETPEGKVVRNEMADRLLREGMSGYADEVLTKMVAPHNVEALPEVAAHVSGMMHNAPPEGAAAALRGRAERPDYTDLLGTIEVPTLVVVGSDDEFTPVRDAEYMHERVPGSTLVVVHGAAHMPNLERPAAFNKALDDLLLQA